One genomic segment of Hydrocarboniclastica marina includes these proteins:
- a CDS encoding ABC transporter permease produces the protein MSVQPKPAPAATATPAKPVLMPTQKPAATTPSRRYLPRNLDRWLVRGGAIVFAVLMWQLLSSTGFNFFINFEHVPTPVVVGAQFAELVVNPDFYVHIYHSLVRIFMGYALAAVIGITLGVVMGRSRFAEDVILPYIEILRPIPAVAWIPLAILMMPSEQASIVYITFLGAVFPIVLNTVHGVEQTPPVLIRAARSLGASNASIMRHVVLPGALPSISAGLAIGMGVAWFSLLAGEIISGQYGIGYFTWSAYTLIEYPKIIIGMLVIGLLGSACTWLVRLACSPLLRWQSQGSR, from the coding sequence ATGAGTGTGCAACCCAAGCCGGCACCCGCCGCAACCGCTACGCCGGCCAAGCCGGTACTGATGCCCACGCAAAAACCGGCCGCGACGACGCCGTCCCGGCGCTACCTGCCGAGGAATCTTGACCGCTGGCTGGTGCGCGGCGGTGCGATCGTGTTTGCGGTGCTGATGTGGCAGCTGCTTTCCAGCACGGGGTTCAATTTCTTCATCAACTTTGAGCACGTACCCACGCCGGTCGTGGTCGGGGCACAGTTCGCCGAACTGGTGGTGAACCCTGACTTCTACGTTCACATCTACCACAGCCTGGTGCGCATCTTTATGGGTTACGCCCTGGCAGCGGTAATCGGCATCACCCTGGGGGTAGTGATGGGACGGTCTCGCTTCGCCGAGGACGTAATCCTGCCCTATATCGAGATTCTTCGGCCGATCCCTGCGGTGGCCTGGATCCCGCTGGCCATCCTGATGATGCCGAGCGAGCAGGCCAGCATTGTCTATATCACTTTCCTGGGCGCGGTATTCCCGATCGTCCTGAACACCGTCCACGGCGTGGAGCAGACACCGCCGGTACTGATCCGCGCTGCCCGCAGCCTGGGTGCCAGTAACGCTTCCATTATGCGCCATGTGGTGCTGCCTGGTGCGCTACCGAGCATTTCCGCCGGGCTGGCGATCGGTATGGGGGTGGCTTGGTTCTCCCTGCTGGCGGGCGAGATTATCAGCGGCCAGTACGGCATCGGCTACTTCACCTGGAGCGCGTACACGCTGATCGAATACCCCAAGATCATCATCGGCATGCTCGTCATCGGCTTGCTCGGCTCGGCCTGTACCTGGCTGGTCCGGCTGGCCTGCAGCCCGCTCCTGCGCTGGCAGAGCCAGGGCTCACGCTGA
- a CDS encoding ABC transporter ATP-binding protein, which produces MNHAATVNRAAVLELKQSPRAQKDSGKGRVSVRDVNIEFNTATGTNTAVQGANLEIQPGEFVCLLGPSGCGKSTLLNAVAGFVQVTAGALDLDGKPITKPGPDRGMVFQQHSLFPWKSVQENVAFGPLMAGVGQREAESVARTFLSLVGLSGHAKSYPGTLSGGMQQRVGIARALANYPSVLLMDEPFGALDAQTRTMMQENLLEIWEEFNNTVLFVTHDIDEAVFLSDRIVVMSASPGRLIADITVKLPRPRTQELLITPEFMALKKECLALIRQETMRAFEQQNETA; this is translated from the coding sequence ATGAATCATGCTGCCACTGTAAATCGTGCCGCTGTGCTTGAGCTTAAACAGAGCCCCAGGGCGCAGAAAGATAGCGGTAAAGGACGGGTCAGCGTCCGCGACGTCAACATTGAGTTCAACACGGCAACCGGCACTAACACAGCAGTGCAGGGCGCGAACCTGGAGATTCAGCCGGGCGAGTTCGTCTGTCTGCTCGGGCCTTCGGGTTGCGGCAAATCAACCTTGCTGAACGCGGTTGCCGGTTTTGTTCAGGTGACAGCAGGTGCCCTGGATCTGGATGGCAAACCTATAACCAAGCCTGGCCCAGACAGGGGCATGGTGTTCCAGCAGCACTCGCTTTTTCCCTGGAAAAGCGTGCAGGAAAACGTCGCGTTCGGGCCGTTGATGGCTGGCGTCGGTCAGCGCGAAGCGGAAAGCGTCGCCCGCACATTTCTCTCTCTGGTGGGATTGTCCGGCCACGCCAAATCCTATCCGGGAACACTGTCCGGCGGCATGCAGCAGCGCGTGGGCATTGCCCGGGCGCTGGCCAACTACCCCAGTGTGTTGCTGATGGATGAGCCTTTCGGCGCGCTGGATGCCCAGACTCGCACGATGATGCAGGAGAACCTGCTGGAGATCTGGGAGGAGTTCAACAACACGGTGCTGTTCGTAACCCATGACATCGATGAGGCGGTGTTCCTGTCGGACCGCATTGTGGTCATGAGTGCAAGTCCCGGCCGGCTGATCGCGGATATCACCGTGAAACTGCCTCGCCCACGCACCCAGGAGTTACTGATCACGCCTGAGTTCATGGCGCTCAAGAAAGAATGCCTGGCCCTGATCCGTCAGGAAACCATGCGCGCGTTCGAGCAACAGAACGAGACCGCCTGA
- a CDS encoding GntR family transcriptional regulator: MNTSETKLYPGDSPEPLYVQIRSTLRQRILEGTYVPHQRLPSESELMAAFGVSRITIRQALRDLHNEGLIFSAQGKGSFVSKPKAVQNVQRLEGFGEAMAAQGHEAVARLLSIQERKPPKAAAAAFELQSGDSVVEVKRVRYLNRNPVSLDISYFPTDIGRRLFGCDLSGDIFPMLENLFAISLGAADIGIESTLADDETQHHLNLKAGEAVLRVERLTYSRAGRPIDFEYLSFRGDSFKYQFRVERK; encoded by the coding sequence ATGAACACGAGCGAAACCAAATTGTACCCGGGTGACTCGCCAGAGCCGTTGTACGTGCAGATACGCAGCACACTCAGGCAGCGGATTCTGGAGGGGACCTACGTCCCCCACCAGCGTCTGCCGTCCGAAAGTGAGCTTATGGCCGCCTTCGGCGTCAGCCGCATTACGATCCGCCAGGCGCTGCGGGACCTGCATAACGAAGGGCTGATTTTCAGCGCCCAGGGTAAGGGCAGTTTTGTCAGCAAGCCCAAGGCCGTGCAGAACGTCCAGCGGCTGGAAGGGTTTGGCGAAGCGATGGCGGCCCAGGGGCACGAGGCCGTGGCCAGGCTGCTGAGTATTCAGGAACGCAAACCGCCCAAGGCGGCCGCCGCAGCGTTTGAATTGCAGTCGGGGGATTCAGTGGTGGAGGTAAAGCGCGTGCGCTACCTCAACCGTAATCCGGTCTCTCTCGATATCAGCTACTTCCCGACCGACATCGGCCGGCGCCTGTTCGGCTGCGACCTGAGCGGTGACATTTTCCCGATGCTGGAGAACCTCTTCGCCATCTCCCTGGGCGCAGCAGATATCGGCATTGAATCCACGCTGGCGGACGACGAGACCCAGCATCACCTCAACCTGAAGGCCGGGGAGGCGGTCCTGCGTGTTGAGAGACTTACCTACAGCCGGGCTGGCCGGCCCATTGACTTCGAGTACCTCAGTTTCAGGGGCGACTCTTTCAAGTACCAGTTCCGCGTCGAGCGGAAATAG
- a CDS encoding fumarate reductase/succinate dehydrogenase flavoprotein subunit — MNVKDIPVIETDVLVIGGGTAGPMAAVTVKEQDPKLKVILLEKANVKRSGAISMGMDGLNNAIVPGHATPEQYVKEITIANDGIVHQPALMAYAQRSFPMIEKLDSWGVHFQKDETGDYDMKKVHHLGTYVLPMPEGHNVKKILYRRLRRARVEIENRFQATRLLKDEQGNIAGMVGVNTRTAEPIIIRAKAVIMATGAAGRIGLPTSGYLFGTYENPANNGDGHAMAYHVGADLANLECYQVNPLLKDYNGPACAYVTGPLGGFTSNAFGERFIECDYWSGQMMLEFFKELESGTGPVFLKLDHLAEETIEEIETVLHTNERPSRGRFHDGRNVNYRERMVEMHISEIGFCSGHSASGVWVDETGATTVPGLFGAGDMASVAHAYMLGAFVYGQICGESAAAFAKARGEVKLDEAYIAAELDRIRAPLLVKDGIPPEQMEYKVRRLVNDYLQPPKVTKKMEIGLERILAVRQDIPRLQANDPHELLRAMEVQSIIDCAEMAARASLYRTESRWGLYHYRVDCPERNDADWFCHSRLFKDENGNMASGKREIAPYIVELGEEKDAYNKLRVKKAANA; from the coding sequence ATGAACGTCAAAGACATTCCCGTTATCGAAACCGACGTGCTTGTTATTGGTGGCGGCACCGCCGGTCCGATGGCGGCAGTTACGGTCAAGGAGCAGGATCCTAAACTCAAGGTGATCCTGCTGGAGAAAGCCAACGTCAAACGCTCCGGTGCCATCTCCATGGGTATGGACGGGCTCAACAACGCGATTGTGCCGGGCCACGCCACACCGGAGCAGTACGTAAAGGAAATCACCATCGCCAACGACGGCATTGTCCACCAACCGGCCCTGATGGCATACGCCCAGCGCTCGTTCCCGATGATCGAGAAGCTCGACTCCTGGGGCGTACATTTCCAGAAAGACGAAACCGGCGACTACGACATGAAGAAGGTCCACCATCTGGGCACCTATGTCCTGCCTATGCCGGAGGGCCACAACGTCAAGAAGATCCTTTACCGTCGCCTGCGCCGGGCCCGGGTGGAGATCGAGAACCGTTTCCAGGCCACACGTCTGCTGAAAGACGAACAGGGCAACATCGCCGGTATGGTTGGCGTTAACACCCGTACTGCCGAGCCCATCATCATCCGCGCCAAGGCCGTGATCATGGCGACGGGTGCGGCGGGGCGTATTGGCCTGCCGACCTCAGGCTATCTGTTCGGCACCTACGAGAACCCGGCCAACAACGGTGACGGCCACGCCATGGCTTACCACGTCGGTGCGGACCTGGCCAACCTCGAGTGCTACCAGGTGAATCCCTTGCTGAAGGACTACAACGGACCGGCCTGCGCTTATGTGACCGGGCCGCTGGGGGGCTTCACCTCCAACGCGTTTGGCGAGCGCTTCATCGAGTGCGACTACTGGTCCGGCCAGATGATGCTGGAGTTCTTCAAGGAACTGGAATCCGGCACGGGCCCGGTGTTTCTCAAGCTGGATCACCTGGCGGAAGAGACCATCGAGGAAATCGAAACGGTGCTACACACCAACGAGCGGCCCAGCCGGGGCCGGTTCCACGATGGCCGAAACGTCAATTACCGCGAACGCATGGTGGAGATGCACATCTCCGAAATCGGCTTCTGTTCCGGCCATTCGGCGTCCGGTGTCTGGGTCGACGAAACCGGTGCCACTACGGTACCCGGGCTATTCGGCGCCGGAGATATGGCCTCGGTGGCCCACGCCTACATGCTGGGTGCTTTTGTTTACGGCCAGATCTGCGGTGAGTCCGCCGCTGCCTTCGCCAAAGCACGCGGTGAGGTGAAGCTGGATGAAGCCTATATCGCTGCCGAACTCGACCGTATCCGCGCACCGCTACTGGTTAAAGACGGCATCCCGCCAGAGCAGATGGAGTACAAGGTGCGCCGCCTGGTCAACGATTACCTGCAGCCGCCCAAGGTAACCAAAAAAATGGAAATTGGCCTGGAACGCATTCTCGCGGTGCGGCAGGACATTCCCCGCCTGCAGGCGAACGATCCGCACGAGCTGCTGCGGGCCATGGAAGTCCAGTCGATTATCGACTGCGCCGAGATGGCGGCACGGGCATCGCTTTACCGCACCGAATCCCGCTGGGGCCTGTATCACTACCGGGTCGACTGTCCTGAGCGCAACGACGCCGACTGGTTCTGCCATAGCCGTCTGTTCAAGGACGAGAACGGCAACATGGCCAGCGGCAAGCGCGAGATCGCCCCTTACATCGTGGAGCTTGGCGAAGAAAAAGATGCGTACAACAAGCTGCGCGTCAAGAAAGCAGCCAACGCCTAA
- a CDS encoding 4Fe-4S dicluster domain-containing protein yields MPLANHLTSVPVIVDEDKCIADKGCTVCIDVCPLDVLWINPDTGKAHMKYDECWYCMPCEADCPTDAVTVEIPYLLR; encoded by the coding sequence ATGCCCTTAGCCAACCACCTGACCAGCGTGCCCGTCATTGTCGACGAGGATAAATGCATCGCTGACAAGGGCTGCACCGTCTGCATCGACGTTTGCCCCCTCGACGTGCTCTGGATCAATCCGGACACCGGCAAAGCCCATATGAAATACGACGAGTGCTGGTACTGCATGCCCTGCGAGGCCGATTGCCCAACCGACGCTGTCACGGTCGAGATTCCCTATCTGCTGCGCTGA